Proteins encoded in a region of the Proteiniborus ethanoligenes genome:
- the hpt gene encoding hypoxanthine phosphoribosyltransferase: MEMNKKQRVLFSADDISKKVKELGQIISADYEGKELVVVSLLRGSFIFASDLVREINVLTQIEFMTTASYGHGEETSGQVNIVTDIKDDITGKDVLVVDDIMDTGLTMEKILEHLKQKNPNSIKSCVMLDKPERRKTHITPDYVGFTIPDVFIVGYGLNYGDYYRNIPYIFTFDE; encoded by the coding sequence ATGGAAATGAATAAAAAGCAAAGGGTTTTATTTTCTGCTGATGATATTAGCAAAAAGGTCAAAGAACTAGGTCAGATAATAAGTGCTGACTATGAAGGTAAAGAGCTTGTAGTTGTATCTCTTTTAAGAGGAAGCTTTATTTTTGCTTCTGATTTAGTAAGAGAAATTAATGTACTTACTCAAATTGAATTTATGACTACTGCCAGCTATGGACACGGCGAAGAAACATCAGGTCAAGTAAATATAGTTACTGATATAAAAGATGATATTACAGGGAAAGATGTTTTAGTAGTGGATGATATTATGGATACAGGCTTAACTATGGAAAAGATACTAGAGCATTTAAAACAAAAAAATCCAAATTCCATAAAATCCTGTGTTATGCTAGACAAGCCAGAAAGAAGAAAAACACATATAACGCCAGATTATGTAGGCTTCACTATACCTGATGTGTTTATTGTAGGCTATGGATTAAATTATGGAGACTATTATAGAAATATCCCTTATATATTTACATTTGATGAATAA
- a CDS encoding Eco57I restriction-modification methylase domain-containing protein has product MEPACGCGAFLLYIFDVLFELYSKTGKYTPESICKYIIEDNLYGIDIDSESIQMCKYLLTIKMFKKTGRLFSFKYNLFIRDFLKQSLVDDYSFNLIIGNPPYFENRNINKYYDKNFLKINYTTAVGRFDIYSLFIEKSILLLQEKGILSFVVPGNLLSNNNFSGTRKYILDNSNISNIINLGEDIFQSVA; this is encoded by the coding sequence ATAGAGCCTGCTTGTGGCTGTGGGGCCTTTTTATTATATATATTTGATGTGTTATTTGAGCTATATTCTAAAACGGGCAAATATACTCCAGAGAGTATTTGCAAGTATATAATTGAAGATAATCTATATGGTATTGATATAGACTCAGAATCTATCCAAATGTGCAAATATTTATTAACTATTAAGATGTTTAAAAAAACTGGCAGACTCTTTAGTTTTAAATACAATTTATTTATAAGGGATTTTTTAAAACAATCTCTCGTTGATGATTATTCCTTTAACTTAATAATAGGCAATCCACCCTATTTTGAGAACAGGAATATAAATAAATATTATGATAAAAATTTTTTGAAGATAAATTATACTACTGCAGTTGGAAGATTTGATATTTATAGTCTTTTTATAGAGAAGTCAATACTCCTTTTACAAGAAAAAGGAATCCTTTCTTTTGTCGTTCCAGGTAACTTGCTTTCAAACAACAACTTTTCCGGAACTAGAAAGTATATACTGGACAATTCTAACATTTCAAATATTATCAATCTAGGAGAAGACATATTTCAAAGTGTAGCATGA
- a CDS encoding GIY-YIG nuclease family protein has product MAVRGKSINLFLMDGTAVGRIKCTLANWTGVAYKIPRTELDKCKERDDLKQSGVYFLFGTSDQTGENVVYIGQAGIRKNGEGILYRLIEHKRNPDKDYWTEAIVFTTSNNSFGPTEISYLENRFVGMATEAGRYLVKNSNDPTMGNITEEKESELEEFIDYAKIVMGTLGHKLFEALAEKSSTPKVKEIIDDDELTLFMKRNSRKSGKLIEASCKQTREGFVILKGSLIETIDSESIPPGIKERRLKAKIDEHGILQENVLVNSPSYAAAFVIGGHANGLVEWKTEDGTTLKEIENKEPS; this is encoded by the coding sequence GTGGCGGTACGAGGGAAAAGCATAAACTTATTTCTGATGGATGGGACAGCTGTTGGGAGGATAAAATGCACTCTCGCTAATTGGACAGGCGTTGCATATAAAATACCTAGAACAGAACTAGATAAATGTAAAGAACGGGATGATCTTAAGCAAAGTGGAGTTTATTTTCTTTTTGGAACTTCTGACCAGACAGGAGAAAATGTTGTTTATATAGGACAGGCAGGAATTCGTAAAAATGGAGAAGGTATTTTATATAGATTAATAGAACATAAGCGAAATCCTGACAAAGATTATTGGACGGAAGCTATCGTTTTTACAACTTCTAACAACTCTTTTGGACCGACAGAAATAAGCTACCTTGAAAATCGCTTTGTTGGAATGGCAACAGAAGCAGGTCGTTATTTAGTTAAAAACAGCAATGATCCTACCATGGGGAATATAACAGAAGAAAAAGAAAGTGAACTAGAAGAATTTATAGATTATGCCAAGATTGTAATGGGGACTTTGGGGCATAAATTATTTGAGGCTTTAGCTGAAAAGTCCAGCACACCAAAAGTAAAAGAAATAATTGATGATGATGAATTAACACTTTTTATGAAGAGGAATAGCCGTAAAAGTGGGAAGTTAATTGAGGCAAGTTGCAAGCAGACAAGAGAAGGTTTTGTTATATTGAAGGGAAGTCTTATTGAAACCATTGACTCTGAAAGTATCCCACCAGGAATAAAGGAACGAAGGTTAAAAGCAAAAATAGATGAGCATGGTATTTTGCAAGAAAATGTTTTAGTTAATAGCCCTTCATATGCTGCAGCTTTTGTTATTGGTGGCCATGCAAATGGGCTTGTAGAATGGAAAACAGAAGATGGAACAACTCTAAAAGAAATAGAAAATAAAGAGCCTAGTTAA
- a CDS encoding TaqI-like C-terminal specificity domain-containing protein, with protein MNMIILTLNKGKFSKHNRIVCKNISHSENKKRDIRTKDFKLIPQEFYYSTLLNVFDIDSSYAVFKLREKIYKSNPLKIEDVSEVVAGIATGNIREKLLTKDNSRVNAKKILRGKDVLRYYHQWSGLYFIDDKSLIDRKAGEYATFMRPDMINKEKIIIRQTADRFICSYDNEGYYILNTLYSLTLKNKEKLELKYLLALLNSKLYNFLYSSLIREQGKLFPQLKIFHIQNSPVNIPSKSIQEEIINIVNKIISLNEELKNQKTVDKEHKKKTKDSLSLLLDDMIFKIFCLTKEEIEIINNEQN; from the coding sequence ATGAACATGATTATTTTGACTCTTAATAAAGGAAAATTTTCTAAGCATAATAGGATTGTGTGTAAAAACATATCACATAGTGAAAACAAAAAAAGAGATATTAGGACTAAAGATTTTAAACTGATACCTCAGGAATTTTACTATAGTACATTACTAAATGTTTTTGATATTGATTCCTCATATGCTGTATTTAAGCTTAGAGAAAAAATATATAAAAGTAATCCTTTAAAAATAGAAGATGTTTCCGAAGTGGTTGCGGGAATAGCTACAGGTAATATTAGAGAAAAGCTATTAACAAAGGATAATAGCAGAGTAAATGCAAAAAAAATATTGCGAGGAAAGGATGTGTTGAGATATTATCATCAATGGTCAGGATTATATTTTATTGATGATAAAAGCTTAATAGACAGGAAGGCTGGCGAATATGCTACCTTTATGAGGCCTGATATGATTAATAAAGAAAAAATTATCATAAGACAGACAGCAGATAGGTTTATATGTTCCTATGATAATGAAGGATATTATATTCTAAATACACTTTATTCTCTAACATTGAAAAACAAGGAGAAATTAGAGTTAAAATACTTATTAGCACTATTAAATTCTAAACTTTATAACTTTTTATATAGTTCCTTAATTAGAGAACAAGGTAAACTATTTCCACAGCTTAAAATATTCCATATTCAAAACAGTCCAGTAAATATCCCATCCAAATCTATACAAGAGGAAATAATAAATATTGTAAACAAAATAATTTCACTAAATGAAGAATTAAAGAATCAAAAGACCGTAGATAAAGAACATAAGAAAAAAACAAAAGACTCATTAAGTCTTTTATTAGATGATATGATTTTTAAAATATTTTGTTTAACCAAAGAAGAAATTGAAATTATTAATAATGAACAAAACTAA